A stretch of Nonomuraea africana DNA encodes these proteins:
- a CDS encoding serine hydrolase, translated as MKLLATVVSLFMTAAPPLDDVEAVLAYVKAHPRDVALVTTDISHNAGAATPFASSIKIVHLEAYAKAVKAGKVRPGDQVPVATWNAYHLPGTDGGAHEAALKRLKVGAQATFDQLVSAMIEDSDNAATDLLREKLGLHRKVPTINGEILKAFGGCATDADTCIRTYAAAGKQVQLPLPGYDKQAAWADTVTRYRPAALHATLTRLTKDEIARKHLEWPMRQPGASKDLVIGTKGGSLPGVITEAMYTVTPGAKPRVTVFALRRLPEQTWASGLKSYAHQQFMLRLATDRAFHERVRAALK; from the coding sequence ATGAAACTCCTCGCCACCGTCGTGAGCCTGTTCATGACCGCCGCTCCCCCGCTGGACGACGTGGAGGCCGTCCTCGCCTACGTCAAGGCCCATCCTCGCGACGTCGCCCTGGTGACGACGGACATCAGCCACAACGCGGGAGCCGCCACCCCCTTCGCCTCCTCCATCAAGATCGTCCACCTCGAGGCCTACGCGAAGGCCGTGAAGGCGGGCAAGGTCCGGCCGGGCGACCAGGTGCCCGTCGCCACCTGGAACGCCTACCACCTGCCCGGCACCGACGGCGGCGCGCACGAGGCGGCGCTCAAGCGGCTGAAGGTCGGCGCTCAGGCCACGTTCGACCAGCTCGTCTCCGCGATGATCGAGGACAGCGACAACGCCGCCACCGACCTGCTGCGCGAGAAGCTGGGCCTGCACAGGAAGGTGCCGACGATCAACGGTGAGATCCTGAAGGCGTTCGGCGGCTGCGCCACCGACGCCGACACCTGCATCAGGACGTACGCCGCCGCCGGCAAGCAGGTCCAGCTGCCGCTGCCCGGCTATGACAAGCAGGCCGCGTGGGCCGACACGGTCACCAGGTACCGGCCCGCCGCCCTGCACGCCACGCTGACCAGGCTGACGAAGGACGAGATCGCCAGGAAGCACCTGGAGTGGCCGATGCGCCAGCCGGGGGCTTCCAAGGACCTGGTCATCGGCACCAAGGGCGGCTCGCTGCCGGGCGTGATCACCGAGGCGATGTACACGGTCACCCCGGGCGCGAAGCCTCGCGTGACGGTGTTCGCGCTGCGCCGCCTGCCCGAGCAGACGTGGGCGTCCGGGCTGAAAAGCTATGCTCATCAGCAGTTCATGCTGCGACTGGCCACCGACAGGGCCTTCCACGAAAGGGTGCGTGCCGCGCTGAAGTGA